A window of the Butyricimonas virosa genome harbors these coding sequences:
- a CDS encoding FecR family protein, translated as MGKEIYELLLAYLREDISEKEMIRLQGWLAENERHRKLMEELRDKEVLRREIGTYASFDTSRCWSQLKEVMDKTSRRSRLSWSIWRSVAAVLVVAAVGGLLYRQITDSFRSGEEQVIVARIEPGRTQAVLITGKGQQLLLQGLKDTCLNFAENETLKINEDGSLKYSLSALSRMPEWHTLRIPKGGEYKIVLDDGTEIWLNSASELRYPAHFVGNERRVYLTGEAYFQVVRNEVAPFIVETRDMDVKVLGTSFNVSAYEDEENSHATLVEGRVEVDDKINGEKVTLTPGKQALLQGKEMIVREVNTKLYSMWRLDRFTFSSEDMEGVIRKLSRWYNVDFFFSNTSMKQKRFTGSLPKYSDISQVLRMIEMTTDIKFQVKGNTIIIQ; from the coding sequence ATGGGAAAAGAGATATATGAGTTGCTCCTTGCTTATTTGCGGGAAGACATTTCGGAGAAGGAGATGATCCGACTTCAGGGGTGGTTGGCAGAAAACGAGCGGCACCGAAAGTTGATGGAGGAGCTTCGGGATAAAGAAGTTTTACGGCGGGAAATCGGAACGTATGCTTCGTTTGATACTTCTCGATGTTGGAGTCAGTTAAAGGAGGTGATGGATAAAACTTCCCGAAGATCCCGTTTGTCGTGGAGCATATGGAGAAGTGTGGCAGCCGTGTTGGTGGTCGCTGCCGTAGGAGGATTGTTGTACAGGCAAATAACGGATTCATTTCGATCGGGGGAGGAACAAGTTATTGTTGCCCGAATTGAGCCGGGTAGAACTCAGGCGGTGTTGATCACGGGGAAGGGACAACAATTGTTATTACAAGGATTGAAAGATACTTGTTTGAATTTTGCAGAGAATGAGACTTTAAAAATAAACGAGGACGGTAGTTTGAAATATTCCTTGTCTGCGCTTTCGCGGATGCCGGAATGGCACACGTTGCGGATTCCTAAAGGAGGGGAGTACAAGATCGTGCTGGATGATGGGACGGAAATTTGGTTGAATAGTGCTTCTGAATTGAGGTATCCTGCTCACTTTGTCGGTAATGAAAGGCGGGTTTACTTGACGGGCGAGGCTTATTTTCAAGTGGTCCGGAATGAAGTGGCTCCGTTTATTGTGGAAACGCGGGATATGGATGTGAAGGTGTTGGGAACATCCTTTAACGTGTCGGCATATGAAGATGAGGAGAATAGTCATGCGACTCTTGTGGAAGGTCGGGTTGAGGTGGATGATAAGATTAACGGGGAAAAGGTGACGTTGACACCCGGTAAACAGGCGTTGTTACAAGGAAAAGAGATGATTGTCCGAGAGGTAAACACCAAATTGTATTCCATGTGGAGGTTGGATCGATTTACATTTTCCAGTGAGGATATGGAGGGGGTCATCCGGAAGTTGTCCCGCTGGTATAATGTGGATTTCTTCTTCTCGAACACTTCGATGAAGCAAAAACGTTTCACGGGGTCTTTACCGAAATATTCAGATATATCCCA
- a CDS encoding RNA polymerase sigma-70 factor, with product MYSIDIQSPEFMKYLERGEREAFQQLFETYHKALCFFAARIVRDHSEAEDIVQDVFLSFWKMDRGGFPNVKTIKTFLYNSVQHRCLNYLRDLEIRDRNYKNLNKEDLDEDYFLCQQIRADVVAELFDAIDELPDRCKEIFKRSYVDGQEERKIAEELNISLNTIKTQKQRAKSYLRGRLGDLFVYAGMFFPGL from the coding sequence ATGTATAGTATTGATATTCAGTCTCCGGAGTTTATGAAATATCTGGAACGGGGAGAACGGGAAGCATTCCAACAGTTGTTCGAGACGTACCATAAAGCGTTATGTTTCTTTGCGGCTCGTATCGTGCGGGATCATTCGGAGGCAGAGGATATTGTACAGGATGTTTTTCTTTCCTTTTGGAAAATGGACCGGGGTGGTTTTCCTAACGTAAAAACGATAAAAACTTTTCTTTATAATAGTGTGCAGCATCGGTGCTTGAATTATCTTCGGGATTTGGAAATTCGGGATCGGAATTATAAGAATTTGAACAAGGAAGACTTGGATGAAGACTATTTTCTTTGTCAGCAAATTCGAGCTGATGTGGTGGCGGAACTTTTTGATGCGATTGATGAGTTACCGGATAGATGCAAGGAAATCTTTAAGCGTTCATACGTGGATGGCCAAGAGGAACGGAAGATTGCCGAAGAGTTGAATATATCCTTGAACACGATAAAAACTCAAAAGCAGCGAGCAAAGTCTTACTTGCGGGGAAGGTTGGGAGATTTGTTCGTTTATGCGGGTATGTTTTTCCCGGGCTTATGA
- the metG gene encoding methionine--tRNA ligase — MSKFKRNLITTALPYANGPVHIGHLAGVYVPADIYVRYLRKKGEDVAFIGGSDEHGVPITIKAQKEGVTPQDIVDRYHKIIKDSFEELGISFDIYSRTSSKTHHELSSAFFKKLYDEGKFIEKTSMQFYDEKAGQFLADRYIVGKCPHCGNERAYGDQCEACGTSLNATDLIDPVSAITGNKPELKETKHWYLPLDQYEGWLKEWILEEHKEWKPNVYGQCKSWLDNGLQPRAVTRDLDWGVPVPIEGAEGKVLYVWFDAPIGYISATKDLTPEWEKYWKDPETRMIHFIGKDNIVFHCIIFPAMLKADGSYILPDNVPANEFLNLEGDKISTSRNWAVWLHEYLVEFPGKQDVLRYVLTANAPETKDNDFTWKDFQTRNNSELVAIYGNFINRTLVLTQKYFANRVPERGELTDYDKEVLAEIPQIVERVEKSLETFHFRDALKEAMNLARLGNKYLADTEPWKVIKTDEGRVKTILNICLQISANLSTLMEPFMPFSSQKLREFMNIDVIDWGKMGDGVIPAGHELGEAGLLFEKIEDATIQAQIDKLLATKKANEMASVKAAPAKENIQYEDFMKMDIRVGTIIAAEKVAKTKKLMKLTVDTGIDERTIVSGIAEHYTPEEVIGRQVSVLVNLEPKPLKGIVSQGMILMAENADGTLSFVSPDKEVKPGSEVR; from the coding sequence ATGAGTAAGTTCAAGAGAAATTTGATTACCACGGCTTTGCCCTATGCGAATGGACCCGTGCATATCGGACACTTGGCGGGGGTATATGTGCCTGCCGATATTTACGTGAGATATCTGAGGAAAAAGGGTGAGGATGTGGCTTTTATCGGGGGATCGGATGAACACGGGGTACCGATCACGATCAAGGCTCAGAAAGAGGGTGTGACCCCGCAGGATATTGTCGATCGTTATCACAAGATTATCAAGGATTCTTTCGAAGAATTGGGTATTTCGTTTGATATATATTCCCGAACGAGTTCGAAAACGCATCACGAGTTATCTTCCGCTTTTTTCAAGAAGTTGTATGACGAGGGGAAATTTATCGAGAAGACCTCGATGCAATTCTACGACGAGAAGGCCGGACAATTCTTGGCGGACCGTTATATCGTGGGAAAATGTCCTCATTGCGGTAATGAACGAGCATATGGGGATCAATGTGAGGCTTGTGGGACTAGCTTGAATGCGACCGATTTGATTGATCCGGTGTCCGCGATCACGGGAAACAAACCGGAACTGAAAGAGACAAAGCACTGGTATTTGCCTTTGGATCAGTATGAAGGCTGGTTGAAAGAGTGGATTCTAGAAGAACATAAAGAGTGGAAACCGAATGTATACGGGCAATGTAAATCTTGGTTGGACAACGGTTTGCAACCTCGTGCGGTGACCCGTGATTTGGATTGGGGGGTACCTGTTCCGATCGAGGGTGCCGAGGGAAAAGTGCTTTACGTGTGGTTTGATGCCCCGATCGGGTATATTTCTGCCACGAAAGATTTGACCCCGGAATGGGAAAAATACTGGAAAGACCCGGAGACCCGGATGATTCATTTTATCGGGAAGGATAATATTGTTTTCCATTGTATCATTTTCCCGGCTATGTTGAAAGCCGATGGTTCTTATATATTACCGGATAACGTGCCGGCCAACGAGTTCTTGAATTTGGAAGGAGATAAGATTTCCACTTCCCGGAACTGGGCGGTGTGGTTGCACGAGTATCTCGTGGAGTTCCCCGGTAAACAAGATGTGTTACGTTACGTGCTGACGGCAAACGCTCCTGAAACTAAAGATAACGACTTTACCTGGAAAGATTTCCAAACTCGGAATAATAGCGAGTTGGTGGCTATCTATGGAAACTTCATTAACCGTACGCTGGTGTTGACGCAAAAGTATTTTGCCAACCGGGTACCGGAACGGGGTGAGTTGACGGATTACGATAAAGAAGTTCTGGCTGAAATTCCGCAAATCGTGGAACGTGTAGAGAAGAGTCTGGAAACCTTCCATTTCCGTGATGCGTTGAAAGAGGCGATGAATCTGGCTCGTTTGGGTAATAAATACTTGGCGGATACCGAACCTTGGAAAGTGATCAAGACGGACGAGGGACGGGTGAAGACGATTCTGAATATCTGTTTACAGATTTCTGCCAACCTTTCCACGTTGATGGAACCGTTCATGCCGTTCTCTTCTCAGAAATTACGTGAGTTCATGAATATTGACGTGATTGATTGGGGTAAAATGGGTGATGGCGTGATTCCTGCCGGGCATGAATTGGGAGAGGCCGGATTGTTGTTCGAGAAGATCGAGGATGCAACGATTCAAGCCCAGATCGATAAATTGTTAGCTACCAAGAAAGCAAACGAGATGGCTTCCGTGAAGGCCGCCCCTGCCAAGGAGAATATCCAGTATGAGGATTTCATGAAAATGGATATTCGGGTAGGTACGATCATTGCTGCCGAGAAAGTGGCTAAGACCAAAAAGTTGATGAAATTGACCGTGGACACGGGAATTGACGAACGTACGATTGTTTCGGGTATAGCCGAGCATTACACGCCGGAAGAGGTGATCGGTCGTCAAGTCAGCGTGTTGGTTAACTTGGAACCGAAACCGTTAAAAGGCATCGTGTCACAAGGAATGATTTTGATGGCCGAGAATGCCGATGGAACGCTTTCCTTTGTTTCACCGGATAAAGAGGTGAAACCGGGATCGGAAGTTCGATAA
- a CDS encoding LD-carboxypeptidase produces the protein MLRPIYLQPGDKVALISPSGVATKEQLDAACSLLTSWELEPVPGQHVLSRHGRLAGTDEERLHDLQTALDAEDIRAIWCMVGDYGMLRIVQEADYSIFQGNPKWVIGMNDITVLHSKLHSLGIESLHAFMPSDYNTTSPEVVTQLRNFLFGIISSYAIPAHPFNRPGIVETEMIGGMLQWVHNLHDTCIERNTRGTILFIEDPSNDLYEIDRNVKCMKYTGKFQHLAGLIVGEFGKDSTPEFKEEVYKLIHDAVEDYTYPVCFGLPAGHVRNNFPLILGANVELIVHPKGAELHFP, from the coding sequence ATGTTACGACCTATATACCTGCAGCCGGGAGATAAGGTGGCTTTAATTTCACCCTCTGGCGTTGCAACAAAAGAACAGTTGGATGCGGCCTGTTCACTCCTGACCTCTTGGGAGTTGGAACCTGTACCCGGACAACACGTTCTTTCCCGACACGGGAGATTGGCAGGCACGGATGAAGAACGATTGCATGATTTACAAACAGCTCTCGATGCCGAAGACATTCGGGCGATCTGGTGCATGGTGGGAGATTACGGGATGTTACGTATCGTACAAGAGGCGGATTATTCCATATTTCAAGGAAACCCCAAATGGGTAATCGGGATGAACGACATCACGGTGTTACACTCCAAACTCCATTCCCTCGGAATCGAGAGTTTACACGCCTTCATGCCTTCCGATTACAACACAACCTCCCCGGAAGTGGTCACGCAATTACGGAATTTCCTTTTCGGGATCATCTCCTCATACGCCATACCCGCCCACCCATTCAACCGACCGGGAATCGTGGAAACAGAAATGATCGGTGGAATGTTGCAATGGGTGCATAACCTGCATGACACTTGCATCGAACGGAACACGAGAGGGACGATCCTTTTCATCGAGGACCCGTCTAACGATCTGTACGAAATTGACCGGAACGTGAAATGTATGAAATACACTGGAAAATTCCAGCACTTAGCCGGATTGATCGTCGGGGAATTCGGGAAAGACTCGACCCCGGAATTTAAAGAAGAAGTGTATAAATTGATTCATGACGCCGTGGAAGATTACACGTACCCCGTGTGTTTCGGTCTTCCGGCCGGACACGTGCGCAACAATTTCCCCTTGATTCTGGGAGCAAACGTGGAATTAATCGTTCACCCGAAAGGAGCGGAACTACATTTCCCCTGA
- a CDS encoding gamma-glutamyl-gamma-aminobutyrate hydrolase family protein, which produces MNNIVYPAKLDTLYRAIDYRQSQHDLPLIGISANFENGNSCIEHSYVISILQAGAIPVLLPVHNDIETLRKTIETLDGLMLTGGGDINPLYGNEEPLPPLGSIDAARDQFDFTLVKLAADRQIPIFGICRGHQIINMAFGGTNYQDIYSQHEQQLLKHSQSISREFGSHTVNIVNNTVLHSVLGTDSLIVNSYHHQAVKDVAPGFRVSATSPDGIVEAMEGMPGHRIFSVQWHPEKMAVRPDEQMMKLFHYFVDEAALFRKAKEIHRKSLIIDSHCDTPMKFTEGFNFGERHEEVKVDLPKMQEGQEDAVFMVAYLHQDARDDESLQAATQKAVDILYQISEQVKLNEKQVGVAYNVDDLIYLKNAGKKAIFLAIENGYAIGKDLGNLSMFKDMGITYITLCHNGSNDICDSAKGEPEHNGLSPFGREVVKEMNRLGIIIDISHTSAKTVQDVLELSTAPIIASHSSSRALCDHPRNLTDDQIKAIAAKGGVVQVCLYNWFLNKQPNPTILDAVAHINHIVQLVGIDHVGIGTDFDGDDTEKLIGCRAANEVINLTVELLRQGYTAEELHKLWGDNLLRVLNTVQN; this is translated from the coding sequence ATGAATAATATTGTTTATCCGGCAAAGCTGGACACCCTATACCGGGCGATTGACTATCGCCAGTCACAACACGATTTGCCCTTGATCGGCATTTCTGCCAATTTCGAAAACGGGAACTCGTGTATCGAACACTCGTACGTGATCTCGATCCTGCAAGCGGGAGCCATACCCGTGCTACTTCCCGTGCATAACGATATCGAAACACTCCGGAAGACCATCGAAACACTCGATGGATTGATGCTTACCGGAGGTGGGGATATTAATCCGCTGTACGGGAACGAGGAGCCTCTCCCCCCGCTCGGAAGTATTGATGCCGCCAGAGATCAATTCGATTTCACGCTGGTAAAACTGGCAGCCGACCGACAAATCCCCATCTTCGGAATCTGCCGCGGACACCAAATCATTAACATGGCTTTCGGGGGGACAAACTATCAGGACATCTATTCCCAGCATGAACAGCAACTACTGAAACACAGCCAGTCCATCAGCCGGGAATTCGGTTCCCACACGGTAAACATTGTCAACAACACCGTACTCCATTCTGTTCTCGGAACAGACTCCTTGATCGTGAATTCATACCATCATCAAGCAGTCAAAGACGTGGCTCCCGGATTCCGGGTAAGTGCCACCTCTCCCGACGGGATCGTGGAGGCCATGGAAGGGATGCCCGGACACCGCATATTCAGCGTGCAATGGCACCCGGAGAAAATGGCAGTTCGCCCGGATGAGCAAATGATGAAGTTATTTCATTATTTTGTCGACGAAGCTGCTTTGTTCAGAAAAGCCAAGGAAATTCACCGCAAGAGCCTAATCATCGATTCACACTGCGATACCCCGATGAAATTCACGGAAGGCTTCAACTTCGGGGAGCGACACGAAGAGGTTAAAGTTGATCTCCCCAAAATGCAGGAAGGACAGGAAGATGCCGTTTTCATGGTAGCCTACCTGCATCAAGATGCCCGGGATGACGAATCCTTACAGGCAGCCACACAGAAAGCCGTGGATATTCTTTACCAAATATCCGAACAGGTGAAGCTGAATGAAAAACAGGTAGGCGTTGCCTATAACGTCGATGACCTGATCTATTTAAAGAATGCCGGGAAGAAAGCTATCTTTCTCGCCATCGAGAACGGGTATGCCATAGGCAAAGACCTCGGCAATCTTTCCATGTTCAAAGACATGGGGATCACGTACATCACCTTATGCCATAACGGGAGTAATGATATTTGTGATTCCGCCAAAGGAGAACCGGAACACAATGGCTTGAGCCCGTTCGGTCGCGAAGTCGTGAAAGAGATGAACCGCCTCGGTATCATCATCGACATTTCGCATACCAGCGCAAAAACGGTACAGGATGTACTGGAACTCAGCACGGCACCCATCATTGCTTCCCACTCATCCTCCCGGGCTTTATGCGATCACCCGCGGAATCTTACGGATGATCAGATCAAAGCAATCGCAGCCAAAGGAGGAGTAGTACAGGTATGCCTCTACAACTGGTTTTTAAATAAACAACCAAACCCGACGATTCTGGACGCCGTGGCACATATCAATCATATCGTGCAACTTGTCGGCATTGACCACGTGGGTATCGGCACTGACTTTGACGGTGATGACACGGAAAAACTAATCGGTTGCCGGGCTGCCAACGAAGTAATCAACCTCACGGTTGAACTTCTCCGACAAGGGTACACCGCCGAGGAACTGCATAAATTATGGGGAGATAATTTATTGAGAGTGTTAAATACCGTGCAAAATTAA